One Miscanthus floridulus cultivar M001 chromosome 11, ASM1932011v1, whole genome shotgun sequence DNA window includes the following coding sequences:
- the LOC136491184 gene encoding rop guanine nucleotide exchange factor 3-like, with translation METPSSTCDEGSELDVRSQSDYADFDDLDRPPLGRHRREPSSDVSSECSGEPGSPYGPSPYPRWPLCTLATRAPPPAAVLLKRLSTTRRGGGGGGAGARDGKPGDGELQLIKERFSKLLLGEDMSGSGKGVSTSVAISNAITNLYATVFGSCHRLEPLPPEKKSMWRREMDCLLSVCDYIVEFFPSKEILHDGTTREVMATRPRSDIYVNLPALEKLDDMLLEILDSFQKTDFWYVNDKGQKDDSVATPCRPVSHRGEEKWWLPVPCVTKPGLTETARRDLQQKRDCASQIHKAAMAINNAVLADIRIPDLYKQALPKCGRASVGDLIYRHMSFPGKFSPEYLLDCLEISSEHEALEAADRVEAAMHVWRRKASQSHSRSPWSAVKDLMESDKNVMLASRAEDVLLCLKQRFPGLSQTTLDASKIQYNKDVGQAILESYSRVLESLAYNIVTCIDDVLFADEAAKKIA, from the exons ATGGAGACCCCGTCGTCGACGTGCGACGAGGGCTCCGAGCTCGACGTGCGCTCGCAGTCCGACTACGCCGACTTCGACGACCTGGACCGCCCGCCGCTGGGCCGCCACCGCCGGGAGCCGTCCTCCGACGTGTCCTCCGAGTGCAGCGGGGAGCCCGGGAGCCCCTACGGCCCCTCGCCGTACCCGCGCTGGCCGTTGTGCACGCTTGCCACGAGGGCGCCACCGCCGGCCGCAGTGCTGCTCAAGAGGCTCAGCACcacgcggcgcggcggcggcggtggcggtgccgGCGCGCGTGACGGGAAGCCCGGCGACGGTG AGCTTCAGCTGATCAAGGAGAGGTTCTCCAAGCTTCTCTTGGGCGAGGACATGTCGGGGAGCGGCAAGGGGGTCTCGACCTCCGTGGCCATCTCCAACGCCATCACCAACCTCTATG CGACTGTCTTTGGGAGCTGCCACAGGCTGGAGCCCCTGCCGCCGGAGAAGAAGTCCATGTGGCGGCGGGAGATGGACTGCCTCCTCTCCGTCTGCGACTACATCGTCGAGTTCTTCCCTTCCAAGGAGATCTTGCACGACGGCACCACCCGAGAG GTGATGGCGACCAGACCGCGATCCGACATCTACGTCAACCTCCCCGCCCTCGAGAAACTCGACGACATGTTGCTT GAGATTCTGGACAGCTTTCAGAAGACTGATTTCTGGTACGTCAATGACAAGGGGCAGAAAGATGATTCCGTCGCGACGCCGTGCCGTCCAGTGAGCCACCGCGGCGAGGAGAAGTGGTGGCTGCCCGTGCCGTGCGTCACCAAGCCCGGGCTGACGGAGACGGCGCGGCGAGACCTGCAGCAGAAGCGCGACTGCGCGAGCCAGATCCACAAGGCGGCCATGGCCATCAACAATGCCGTTCTTGCGGATATACGGATCCCCGACCTGTACAAGCAAGCACTACCCAAG TGCGGGCGGGCCAGCGTGGGGGACCTGATCTACCGGCACATGTCGTTCCCGGGCAAGTTCTCGCCGGAGTACCTCCTGGACTGCCTGGAGATCTCGTCGGAGCACGAGGCCCTGGAGGCGGCGGACCGCGTGGAGGCGGCGATGCACGTGTGGCGGCGGAAGGCGAGCCAGAGCCACTCGAGGTCACCATGGAGCGCGGTCAAGGACCTGATGGAATCCGACAAGAACGTGATGCTGGCGAGCCGCGCCGAGGACGTGCTGCTCTGCCTCAAGCAGCGGTTCCCTGGCCTCTCGcagaccacgctcgacgccagCAAGATCCAGTACAACAAG GATGTTGGGCAAGCAATACTAGAGAGCTATTCGAGGGTGCTGGAGAGCCTGGCGTACAACATCGTAACCTGTATAGATGATGTTCTCTTCGCAGATGAAGCCGCCAAAAAGATAGCATGA